The genomic interval GCTGGCCGGCTGGCCGGCCGCCGAGGGCTGAATGCGCTCCTTGCCGCCGGCCTGGTGGTGGCCATCGGCCAGATCACCCTCGGGGGTTGGGTCAGCACCAACTATGCGGCCCTGGCCTGTAATGAATTTCCTGCCTGTAGCCTCGGTGAATACTGGCCCGAACGCGCCGATTTCTCCGAGGGCTTCGTGCTCTGGCGCGGGCTTGGCGTGAACTATGAGTTCGGGGTCCTGGATCACCCGGCACGCATGGCGGTGCATCTGGTTCACCGGGCCGGGGCCATTGTCGCCGCCCTGGTGCTGGGTGCCCTGGCCTGGTGGCTGTGGCGGGCCGGGGGCATTGGGCGCGGCATCGGCGTCGCGCTAGGCGTGGTGCTGGTGGCGCAGATCGGCATCGGCATTGGCAACGTGGTCTACAGCTTGCCTCTGTCACTGGCGGTCGCGCACAATGCAGGCGCTGCGTTGCTCATGATGGTGCTTGTCACCGCCATTCATTTGATTCGACCGCTGAGATGACCATGAGCCGGACCCTGGAAGCCACCACCAACTCCGCCGCGGAGGATGCCTCGGGGCTGAGGCACCTGGCCCGGCATTGGCGGGACTACTACGAACTGACCAAGCCGGGCGTGGTGGCGCTGATGGTGTTCACCGCGGTGGTGGGCAACCTGTTGGCCAGTCCTGGAACCATTCCCTGGAACGCTTTGCTGGTGGGTAACCTCGGTATCGCGCTGGCGGCCGGTTCCGCCGCCGCCATTAACCATCTGGTGGATCGAGGGGTTGACGGGCGCATGAAGCGCACCGAAGGCCGTCCACTACCCACCGGCCATCTGCGCACCAGTCATGCGGTGACCTTTGCCGGGGCGCTTGCCGCGGCCGGGCTCGGACTGCTGTATTTCGCGGTCAACCCCCTGACCGCCTGGCTTACCTTCGGTTCACTGATCGGTTATGCATTCATTTACACGCTGTTCCTGAAGCGGGCGACGCCCCAGAACATCGTGATTGGCGGTGCTGCCGGTGCCGCACCACCGGTGCTTGGCTGGGTGGCGGTCACCGGCAGCATCGACCCCCATGCGCTGCTGCTTTTCCTGATTATTTTCACCTGGACGCCGCCGCATTTCTGGGCACTGGCGATCCACCGCCGCGAAGAGTACGCCAAGGTAGAAATTCCGATGCTGCCGGTTACCCACGGCGACCGGCATACGCGTTGGCAGATTCTTTTTTATACCGCGTTACTGGTGGGGGTGACGTTGTTGCCGTTTGCCACGGGCATGAGCGGGCTGATCTACCTGGCGGCGGCCCTGGCGCTGGGCGCCCGGTATCTCTGGTTCGGGATTGCCATGCTGCAGAAGCCCGAAGAGCGTTCACTGCCCATGCGCTCCTTCGGCTTTAGCATTGTGTACCTGATGGCGCTTTTCGCGGCGCTGTTAACGGACGCCTATCTGCCAATTTTTGCCGGTTTGCTGGTGGGGTAGCCCCCACCAGCCGGCATCGCCGGTTCGGGTTCAGCTGCCGCCGGCGACCTTGTCCAGCCCCACGTTGTTTTTCTCCAGCACCCGGTCAGCGCGATAGCTGGAGCGGACCAGCGGCCCGGACACCACTTCCAGAAATCCCTTGCCCAAACCGATCTCGCGGAAGCGGTTGAACTGCTCGGGGGTGACGTAGCGGTCCACGGGCAGGTGGTTCACCGTCGGGCGCAGGTACTGACCGAACGTGACGATATCCACGCCGATGGCGCGCAGGTCGTCCATGGTCTCGATGATTTCATCATCGGTTTCGCCCAGCCCGAGCATCAGACTGGTTTTGGTCAGCACGCCCGGGCGCCGGGCCTTGGCGTGGGCCAACACGTCCAGGGTCTGCTGATAGCCGGCCCGGGCATCCCGCACCGGGTGAGTCAGTCGCTTGACCGTCTCGACGTTTTGGGCGAACACCTCCAGGCCGGTGTCCACCACCGTGTTGATGGCGTCGTGGCTGCCATTGAAGTCCGGCGTCAACGCCTCGACAGCGGTGTTCGGGTTCCGCTGCTGAATCGCCCGAATGCAGGCGGCGTAGTGACCAGCGCCGCCATCCGGCAGGTCATCCCGGTCCACCGAGGTCAGCACCACGTACTTCAGCCCCATCAGCTCCACGGTCTCGGCGGCCCCGGCGGGCTCGTTCTCATCCAGCCAGCCTTTGGGGTTGCCGGTGTCCACCGCGCAGAAGCGGCAGGCCCGGGTGCAGACATCGCCCATGAGCATGATGGTGGCGGTGCCGGCACTCCAGCACTCGCCCATGTTGGGGCACATGGACTCTTCGCACACCGTCGCCAGCTTGTGGTCGCGGACGGTCTTGCGGACTTTCTGATAGGTCTCGCCGGTGGGCACCTTGACCCGCAGCCAGTCGGGCTTGTCGCCGCGGCTGAGCGGCGCGGCATCCTTGCGGGTCTTGACGCCATTCTTGATGGCCCGGACACCGTTGGACTTGCTGACTTTCTGGCCGCTGAGGACCACGGGAATTCCCTTCAGTTCGCTCATCGATGGCTCCTGATTGCCGTTGTCAGTCCTTGCCGTAGGGGTTGTTCATGACTGAAAACCAGTTGGCATGGCTTTGATCAGCTTTTCGCTTGTAGCCTTCCACTTCCTCGCGGGACACCTGCTCACGCAGCTCGCCGTCACTCACGGGGCGTGGATCGTATTCACTGCCCGCCTGTTCGGCATCCTCGGCGGGCTTCTCGCGCTTGTCCGTCATGGCAGCGTCTCCCTGCAAGATTTTGTACACTGAGTCGATTATACGCGCCTCATCGGGACCTTCTCCATGGACGCCCAGTCACAGCCCCATTACGACACGGATCTGGACGTGCGAGGGCTCAACTGCCCATTGCCCATTCTCCGGACCAAGCAGCACCTGCGGGACATGCACCCCGGTGAGTGCCTGCGGGTGCAGGCCACCGATCCGCATTCGGTGATTGACTTCACCGGCTTTTGCGACCGCAGCGAACACACCCTCATCCATCACGTGGAGGCAGACGGCGTGTTCACTTTCTGGCTTCGAAAAGGCCCGGGGTAAAACCCAACCTCGCCAGCACCGACTCGAACACGATGGCGAACCGCCGCCGGAAAGACGTGCTGGGGTGATAGGTGAGGGCGATGAGTTCCATGCGCTCCCGCCGCTCCAGTAGCAGATCGTCGCTGGTGCCCAGGTCATCCACCAGATCCAGCTCCAGGGCCCGTTCCCCCAGCCAGTGCTCGCCAGTGGCGACTTTTTCCACGTCCAGCCGGGGGCGGTAGCGTGCGATGTGGTTGCGGAACAGGTCGTGGACTTCCTGCAGGGACTGGCGGAAATGCGCCCGGCCTTCGTCGGTGTTCTCGCCGAAGACGGTCAGGTCGCGCTTGTGCTCACCGGCGGTGTGCAGTTCAAACTCGATGTCATTGCGCTTCAGCCAGCCATGAAAGTTGGGTAGCTGGCCCACAACGCCGATGGATCCGATGATGGAGAAGGGGGCGGCCACGATCCGGTCGGCCACACAGGCCATCAGATAGCCGCCACTGGCGGCCACCCGATCCACGGCAACGGTCAGACGGATGCCCTGTTCCCTCAGCCGGGCCAGCTGGCTCGCGGCCAGGCCGTACCCCGGCACCGCGCCGCCCGGACTTTCCAGTTTCAGTAGCACTTCGTCATCCCGCTTGGCGCTGGCGAGAATGGCGCTGATTTCCTCGCGCAAAGCCTCGGTGGCACTGGCGCGGATATCGCCGTCAAAGGTCAGCACGAACAAGCGTGGCAGCCGGCCTTCGCCGCTTTGCCGGTTCTTTCGCCGCCGCTCCCGGAGCCGCTGCCAGAATCCCTTGGTGCCCTGTTGCGTGCCAAACTCAATGCGCCGGGCCATGGCCTTGTAGCGGGGGTTCAGGTGCTCGACTTCGAGCCGCTCGCGGTGACGGCCCCGGCCCCGGCCAGCAGCACCGACCATGGCAAAGATCACCATCAGGGCCACCAGCAGTGTCACCACGCGGGCGAGAAAAAAGGCGTACTCTTGCACCAGTTCCATTGAGTTCTCCCGGTTGATTGGGGCCAGTCCAGCAGGCAGATTCTACGCGACACGGAGATGGTGGTAAGCCGGATGGCCCGGAATCCTCATGAGTAACCCCGGCGAGCGCCCGCTCG from Spiribacter sp. 2438 carries:
- the sohB gene encoding protease SohB yields the protein MELVQEYAFFLARVVTLLVALMVIFAMVGAAGRGRGRHRERLEVEHLNPRYKAMARRIEFGTQQGTKGFWQRLRERRRKNRQSGEGRLPRLFVLTFDGDIRASATEALREEISAILASAKRDDEVLLKLESPGGAVPGYGLAASQLARLREQGIRLTVAVDRVAASGGYLMACVADRIVAAPFSIIGSIGVVGQLPNFHGWLKRNDIEFELHTAGEHKRDLTVFGENTDEGRAHFRQSLQEVHDLFRNHIARYRPRLDVEKVATGEHWLGERALELDLVDDLGTSDDLLLERRERMELIALTYHPSTSFRRRFAIVFESVLARLGFTPGLFEARK
- the cyoE gene encoding heme o synthase, with the protein product MSRTLEATTNSAAEDASGLRHLARHWRDYYELTKPGVVALMVFTAVVGNLLASPGTIPWNALLVGNLGIALAAGSAAAINHLVDRGVDGRMKRTEGRPLPTGHLRTSHAVTFAGALAAAGLGLLYFAVNPLTAWLTFGSLIGYAFIYTLFLKRATPQNIVIGGAAGAAPPVLGWVAVTGSIDPHALLLFLIIFTWTPPHFWALAIHRREEYAKVEIPMLPVTHGDRHTRWQILFYTALLVGVTLLPFATGMSGLIYLAAALALGARYLWFGIAMLQKPEERSLPMRSFGFSIVYLMALFAALLTDAYLPIFAGLLVG
- a CDS encoding heme A synthase gives rise to the protein MKSNPWFFWLALLTTGITLTVVVLGAWVRLTDAGLGCPDWPGCYGHLDVPRTPEAIAAANAAFPERPVEVNKGWREMIHRYAAGIVGLLIAGMGYYAWRRRHIPGQSWKVPLFLIALVTVQATLGAWTVTWQLKPAVVTAHLLGGLATLSLLWWVTLRTNRLGGAGRLAGRRGLNALLAAGLVVAIGQITLGGWVSTNYAALACNEFPACSLGEYWPERADFSEGFVLWRGLGVNYEFGVLDHPARMAVHLVHRAGAIVAALVLGALAWWLWRAGGIGRGIGVALGVVLVAQIGIGIGNVVYSLPLSLAVAHNAGAALLMMVLVTAIHLIRPLR
- a CDS encoding sulfurtransferase TusA family protein, which produces MDAQSQPHYDTDLDVRGLNCPLPILRTKQHLRDMHPGECLRVQATDPHSVIDFTGFCDRSEHTLIHHVEADGVFTFWLRKGPG
- the lipA gene encoding lipoyl synthase → MSELKGIPVVLSGQKVSKSNGVRAIKNGVKTRKDAAPLSRGDKPDWLRVKVPTGETYQKVRKTVRDHKLATVCEESMCPNMGECWSAGTATIMLMGDVCTRACRFCAVDTGNPKGWLDENEPAGAAETVELMGLKYVVLTSVDRDDLPDGGAGHYAACIRAIQQRNPNTAVEALTPDFNGSHDAINTVVDTGLEVFAQNVETVKRLTHPVRDARAGYQQTLDVLAHAKARRPGVLTKTSLMLGLGETDDEIIETMDDLRAIGVDIVTFGQYLRPTVNHLPVDRYVTPEQFNRFREIGLGKGFLEVVSGPLVRSSYRADRVLEKNNVGLDKVAGGS